In the Fibrobacter sp. genome, one interval contains:
- a CDS encoding glycosyl hydrolase, with translation MFKRILPLAIAAGTAYAATVSVDPSAAKQTVVGFGGGSVYYQGWITALGAETQEALYDTAFTGLNLSLLRIGNWLQADTATVSKDDITIVQAAKKRQGSKLKIEMSSWSAPGSLKPSGSVNGKDGSSKSENSLKKASGDTYGAYAYTEFANWWKKSLQAYSAAGITPDYISLQNEPDMEADYEETLFEPTETSEIAGYKEALNAVHAAVGGTVKILGPEPLGIGYNNFQKYTKELDQTKLDGYAYHLYHAGDGNDDAWDNYLKPENFRKAMSAIGTEYGTSGKPIIMTEFCNMLDKTREEDMVGLAHIMQIGFTDGNLGGYIAWELFWGEGRGQLLGVCTAGWGSCKEDQIVVGPEYHALRHYSKFVNPGWKVISASTTEADLKTVAFQSATGDSVSVIVINTGKTAIKLDNPALAGYGIATAVQSKENGFKSKNITVASCTMLPARSVTTLVYKKGATTPAVTACADETTDPNYSTPVVTPAADVVVVDYSTTTDVSSWQAISEDLSPVTYVADALDGVTGYASVPLAGCEQAECGYKAQLMNISDEAAAALSSCSELVITMRSAETSNAYVNVGGAAGSSWVDYQYGSPANAGKWSETTVDLEKEGQNGSTALTFNSDASGIYIAKIVATGCSSSAIHKAPLFTANDRFMTAKVFDVNGNLLWTGLKGQALNADGSLRLDLHQGVYLLKTKAGTIKAIKK, from the coding sequence ATGTTCAAGCGAATTCTTCCCTTGGCTATTGCCGCAGGCACCGCCTACGCAGCCACAGTTTCCGTAGACCCATCCGCAGCAAAGCAAACCGTTGTCGGTTTTGGCGGAGGCAGTGTATACTATCAAGGCTGGATTACAGCTTTGGGTGCAGAAACCCAGGAAGCACTTTACGACACAGCCTTTACCGGATTGAACCTTTCCCTCCTTCGAATCGGCAACTGGCTTCAGGCCGATACCGCAACCGTCAGCAAAGATGACATCACCATCGTTCAGGCAGCCAAGAAACGCCAGGGCAGCAAGCTGAAGATTGAAATGTCCAGTTGGTCTGCACCAGGCAGCCTCAAGCCCAGCGGAAGTGTCAATGGCAAAGATGGTTCCAGCAAGTCCGAAAACAGTCTTAAAAAGGCCAGCGGCGACACCTATGGCGCCTACGCCTACACCGAGTTCGCCAACTGGTGGAAGAAGAGCCTCCAGGCATATTCCGCTGCAGGCATCACTCCCGACTACATTTCCCTGCAGAACGAACCGGATATGGAAGCCGACTACGAAGAAACCCTCTTCGAGCCTACAGAAACATCTGAAATCGCCGGCTACAAGGAAGCCCTCAACGCAGTCCATGCAGCAGTTGGCGGCACAGTCAAGATTCTTGGACCGGAACCTCTGGGTATCGGCTACAACAATTTCCAGAAGTACACCAAGGAATTGGACCAGACCAAGTTGGACGGCTACGCCTACCACCTGTACCACGCAGGCGACGGCAACGATGACGCCTGGGATAACTACCTGAAGCCAGAAAATTTCCGTAAGGCAATGTCCGCTATCGGAACCGAATACGGCACCAGCGGAAAGCCCATTATCATGACCGAATTCTGCAACATGCTGGACAAGACCCGTGAAGAAGACATGGTGGGTCTCGCACATATCATGCAGATTGGATTTACCGATGGTAACCTTGGCGGCTACATCGCATGGGAACTGTTCTGGGGCGAAGGCCGCGGTCAGCTTCTCGGCGTTTGCACTGCAGGCTGGGGTAGCTGCAAGGAAGACCAGATTGTGGTCGGTCCTGAATACCACGCCCTCCGCCACTACTCCAAGTTCGTGAACCCGGGCTGGAAGGTCATCTCCGCCTCCACCACCGAAGCAGACCTGAAGACCGTCGCTTTCCAGAGCGCCACAGGCGACTCCGTTTCCGTCATCGTTATCAATACTGGCAAGACAGCAATCAAGCTCGACAATCCTGCACTTGCCGGCTACGGCATTGCAACCGCGGTCCAGTCCAAGGAAAACGGTTTCAAGAGCAAGAACATCACCGTAGCCAGCTGCACCATGCTGCCGGCCCGTTCCGTCACCACCTTGGTTTACAAGAAGGGCGCAACCACTCCCGCCGTAACCGCCTGTGCTGACGAAACCACAGATCCTAATTACTCTACTCCGGTGGTTACCCCTGCTGCAGACGTCGTAGTAGTCGACTACTCCACCACAACAGACGTTTCCTCCTGGCAGGCAATCAGCGAAGACCTGTCTCCGGTAACTTACGTAGCAGACGCCCTGGATGGCGTTACCGGTTACGCCAGCGTTCCTCTGGCAGGCTGCGAACAGGCCGAATGTGGCTACAAGGCTCAGCTCATGAATATCAGCGACGAAGCCGCAGCTGCACTCAGCTCCTGCTCTGAACTGGTCATTACCATGCGCAGCGCCGAAACCTCCAACGCCTATGTAAACGTCGGTGGTGCCGCCGGCTCCAGCTGGGTAGACTACCAGTACGGCAGTCCTGCCAATGCAGGCAAGTGGAGTGAAACTACCGTCGATCTCGAAAAGGAAGGCCAGAACGGTTCTACAGCTCTCACCTTCAACAGCGATGCCAGCGGCATCTATATCGCAAAGATCGTGGCCACCGGTTGCTCCTCCAGCGCAATCCACAAGGCACCGCTCTTTACCGCCAACGACCGCTTCATGACCGCCAAGGTCTTCGACGTAAACGGCAACCTGCTCTGGACAGGCCTCAAGGGCCAGGCCCTTAACGCCGACGGCAGCCTCCGTCTGGATCTCCATCAGGGCGTGTACCTGCTGAAGACCAAGGCTGGCACCATAAAGGCAATCAAGAAATAA